In Novosphingobium sp. RL4, the sequence CAAGTATGGCCTCATCCATACCGACCGCGACCAGACCATGGTGTTTCACCTGGGCATGTCGGGCCGCTGGCGAATCGAGCCGGAAAAGCCCGAAAAGCATGACCACCTCGTGATCGAGACCGGCTCGGGCCACGTGCTTGCACTGAACGACGCCCGGCGATTCGGCTCGGTCGACCTCGTTGAGACCGGCGCGCTCGATTCGTGGGGACCTTTCGCGGCGCTCGGGCCGGAGCCTCTCGGCGAAGGCCTGAACGCCGCGCACCTGAAGTCCGCACTCGCCGGACGAATCGCCCCGATCAAGCAGATGCTGCTCGACCAGTCGGTGGTGGCAGGTCTCGGCAACATCTATGTCTGCGAGGCCCTGTTCCGGGCCGGCATCCGTCCCGACAGGGAAGCCGGGCTGGTAACGCTTCCCGCCCTGCGCAAACTGGTCCCCGCAATCCGGGACGTGCTGTCCGAATCGATCGCGGCGGGAGGCTCGACGATCCGCGACTATGCGCAGCCGAACGGCGAACTGGGATATTTTGCTACCGCCTGGCAGGTTTATGGGCGAGAGGGGCAGGACTGTGCCTGCGGCGAGCAGGTCCGGCGATTCGTACAGGGCGGACGCAGCACCTTCTGGTGCTCGAAATGCCAGAAATAGGCCGTTTCCTGCGGCCCTCACGGGTTGACGGAACAGCGCTCCACCGCTAAGGGGCG encodes:
- the mutM gene encoding bifunctional DNA-formamidopyrimidine glycosylase/DNA-(apurinic or apyrimidinic site) lyase, giving the protein MPELPEVETTVRGLARYLEGERIARVTLNRPDLRRPFPPELVQVLTGARVTTMGRRAKYGLIHTDRDQTMVFHLGMSGRWRIEPEKPEKHDHLVIETGSGHVLALNDARRFGSVDLVETGALDSWGPFAALGPEPLGEGLNAAHLKSALAGRIAPIKQMLLDQSVVAGLGNIYVCEALFRAGIRPDREAGLVTLPALRKLVPAIRDVLSESIAAGGSTIRDYAQPNGELGYFATAWQVYGREGQDCACGEQVRRFVQGGRSTFWCSKCQK